A genome region from Amblyraja radiata isolate CabotCenter1 chromosome 32, sAmbRad1.1.pri, whole genome shotgun sequence includes the following:
- the brd3os gene encoding putative uncharacterized protein BRD3OS, whose product MMMSGAAESGRRGPLAEKALSESYGRLRYNDTSLVIWTQQQQELEKRALGSGPGPGADSFLGRSQSMWYRQYGNQPVLIQDKSKVVPGPARSQFCSLM is encoded by the coding sequence ATGATGATGAGCGGGGCTGCAGAGAGCGGTCGGAGGGGGCCACTGGCCGAAAAGGCTTTGTCCGAGTCCTACGGGCGGCTCCGTTACAACGACACGTCGCTGGTGATCTGGACGCAACAGCAACAGGAGCTGGAGAAGCGGGCGCTGGGCTCGGGGCCCGGACCCGGGGCGGACAGTTTCCTGGGCCGAAGCCAGAGCATGTGGTACCGACAGTACGGAAACCAACCCGTGCTGATCCAGGACAAGAGCAAAGTGGTCCCGGGCCCGGCCCGCTCCCAGTTCTGTTCGCTCATGTGA